In the Paralichthys olivaceus isolate ysfri-2021 chromosome 15, ASM2471397v2, whole genome shotgun sequence genome, one interval contains:
- the mogat3b gene encoding 2-acylglycerol O-acyltransferase 3b isoform X2, translating to MTKVKSQWKAFIEVLSTLKFVVTFLFLGLASYILFVYLMFTSLWPLPTLYFIWMVMDWHTPERGGRRTSFVRKWRVWEHVRDFFPVKLVKTAELSPNKNYILGYHPHGIMGAGAFTCFGTDSCGFLEVFPGVRPTLAVLAGLFRIPFFRDYIMTAGLCPVSKQSLEHLLTKSGKGNAVVIVIGGAAESLASTPEMNTVFVKQRKGFVRVALEFGADLVPVYSFGENELFKQVIFSEGSLSRRLQDLFKNIVGFAPCLFVGEHFAILPYRIPVTTVVGKPISVPKRVTPTEEEVDHYHRVYIEALSKLFHEHKVSCGLPETHKLRII from the exons ATGACTAAAGTAAAAAGTCAGTGGAAGGCGTTTATAGAGGTTTTAAGTACTCTGAAGTTTGTAGTGACCTTTCTCTTCTTAG GGCTGGCTTCTTATATCTTGTTCGTGTATCTTATGTTTACCTCGCTGTGGCCACTCCCCACTCTGTATTTCATATGGATGGTGATGGACTGGCACACTCCTGAAAGAG GGGGCAGAAGAACATCATTtgtgaggaagtggagggtgTGGGAGCATGTCAGAGACTTTTTCCCCGTCAAA TTGGTGAAGACAGCCGAGTTGAGTCCGAACAAGAACTACATCTTAGGCTACCATCCACACGGCATCATGGGCGCTGGAGCGTTCACCTGCTTCGGCACAGATAGCTGCGGCTTCTTGGAGGTGTTTCCTGGGGTTCGACCCACCCTGGCTGTACTGGCCGGGCTCTTCAGGATACCATTCTTTAGGGATTACATAATGACCGCAG GCCTTTGTCCAGTCAGCAAACAGAGCCTTGAACACCTCCTTACAAAGAGTGGCAAGGGAAATGCAGTGGTGATTGTGATAGGGGGCGCTGCTGAGTCCCTGGCGTCCACTCCTGAAATGAACACAGTGTTTGTGAAGCAGAGAAAAGGATTTGTCAGGGTGGCCCTTGAGTTTGG GGCGGATCTGGTGCCTGTTTACTCCTTTGGGGAGAATGAACTGTTTAAGCAGGTGATTTTCTCGGAGGGCAGTCTGAGTCGCAGGTTACAGGACCTGTTTAAAAACATTGTGGGTTTTGCCCCATGTCTATTTGTTGGTGAGCACTTTGCGATCCTGCCTTACAGGATTCCAGTCACCACTGTGG TGGGAAAACCCATCTCAGTCCCAAAGCGGGTTACACCTACGGAGGAGGAGGTCGACCACTATCACAGAGTTTACATCGAGGCCCTGTCCAAGTTATTCCACGAGCACAAGGTCAGCTGTGGCCTCCCTGAGACTCACAAGCTGCGGATCATTTAG
- the mogat3b gene encoding 2-acylglycerol O-acyltransferase 3b isoform X1 translates to MTKVKSQWKAFIEVLSTLKFVVTFLFLGLASYILFVYLMFTSLWPLPTLYFIWMVMDWHTPERGGRRTSFVRKWRVWEHVRDFFPVKLVKTAELSPNKNYILGYHPHGIMGAGAFTCFGTDSCGFLEVFPGVRPTLAVLAGLFRIPFFRDYIMTAGLCPVSKQSLEHLLTKSGKGNAVVIVIGGAAESLASTPEMNTVFVKQRKGFVRVALEFGADLVPVYSFGENELFKQVIFSEGSLSRRLQDLFKNIVGFAPCLFVGEHFAILPYRIPVTTVGEYFFILQISLICCAVHSTLKTVSSSGKTHLSPKAGYTYGGGGRPLSQSLHRGPVQVIPRAQGQLWPP, encoded by the exons ATGACTAAAGTAAAAAGTCAGTGGAAGGCGTTTATAGAGGTTTTAAGTACTCTGAAGTTTGTAGTGACCTTTCTCTTCTTAG GGCTGGCTTCTTATATCTTGTTCGTGTATCTTATGTTTACCTCGCTGTGGCCACTCCCCACTCTGTATTTCATATGGATGGTGATGGACTGGCACACTCCTGAAAGAG GGGGCAGAAGAACATCATTtgtgaggaagtggagggtgTGGGAGCATGTCAGAGACTTTTTCCCCGTCAAA TTGGTGAAGACAGCCGAGTTGAGTCCGAACAAGAACTACATCTTAGGCTACCATCCACACGGCATCATGGGCGCTGGAGCGTTCACCTGCTTCGGCACAGATAGCTGCGGCTTCTTGGAGGTGTTTCCTGGGGTTCGACCCACCCTGGCTGTACTGGCCGGGCTCTTCAGGATACCATTCTTTAGGGATTACATAATGACCGCAG GCCTTTGTCCAGTCAGCAAACAGAGCCTTGAACACCTCCTTACAAAGAGTGGCAAGGGAAATGCAGTGGTGATTGTGATAGGGGGCGCTGCTGAGTCCCTGGCGTCCACTCCTGAAATGAACACAGTGTTTGTGAAGCAGAGAAAAGGATTTGTCAGGGTGGCCCTTGAGTTTGG GGCGGATCTGGTGCCTGTTTACTCCTTTGGGGAGAATGAACTGTTTAAGCAGGTGATTTTCTCGGAGGGCAGTCTGAGTCGCAGGTTACAGGACCTGTTTAAAAACATTGTGGGTTTTGCCCCATGTCTATTTGTTGGTGAGCACTTTGCGATCCTGCCTTACAGGATTCCAGTCACCACTGTGGGTGAGTATTTCTTTATTCTGCAGATAAGCCTTATTTGCTGTGCTGTCCATTCCACTCTAAAAACTGTCTCTTCCAGTGGGAAAACCCATCTCAGTCCCAAAGCGGGTTACACCTACGGAGGAGGAGGTCGACCACTATCACAGAGTTTACATCGAGGCCCTGTCCAAGTTATTCCACGAGCACAAGGTCAGCTGTGGCCTCCCTGA